Proteins found in one Neodiprion lecontei isolate iyNeoLeco1 chromosome 6, iyNeoLeco1.1, whole genome shotgun sequence genomic segment:
- the LOC107219991 gene encoding mediator of RNA polymerase II transcription subunit 7, whose product MATPEATQVSSLPMPPTQYINLYTDENVRRGRAPRPPPANHENYSMFGNMFNADDTIIRPLEAQGIKRLYPQHFDRRRELKKLNHSLLVNFLDLIDLLVQCPDSPRRAEKVEDLSLLFIHIHHLLNEFRPHQARETLRVMMELQRRQRTETTLRFQKHLDKVQEILQHALQMLPDTSELDSSLAVSTDTMEVMDTLGLEQQATDPCCPRDRMMCNIIDEMTTSNNLY is encoded by the exons ATGGCGACTCCGGAAGCGACGCAGGTCAGCTCGCTGCCCATGCCGCCTACTCAGTACATCAACTTGTACACCGATGAGAACGTGCGTAGAGGAAGAGCTCCCCGTCCTCCCCCGGCTAATCATGAGAACTATTCCATGTTCGGGAACATGTTCAACGCCGACGACACCATCATAAGGCCGCTGGAAGCGCAGGGGATCAAGAGGCTTTATCCCCAGCATTTTGACCGGCGTCGTGAGCTCAAGAAACTCAATCACTCTCTTCTGGTCAATTTTTTAGACCTTATAGATCTGCTGGTACAGTGTCCCGACAGTCCGAGGAGAGCGGAGAAG GTCGAGGACTTGAGCCTTTTGTTCATCCATATTCACCACTTGCTTAATGAGTTTAGGCCGCATCAGGCTAGAGAAACTCTTCGTGTTATGATGGAGCTCCAGCGTAGACAGCGGACAGAAACCACTCTGCGATTTCAAAAACATTTAGACAAA GTGCAGGAAATATTGCAGCATGCATTGCAGATGCTGCCTGACACCTCGGAGCTAGATTCAAGCCTTGCTGTCAGTACAGATACGATGGAAGTTATGGATACTTTGGGACTAGAGCAACAAGCTACAGATCCGTGTTGTCCAAGGGACCGAATGATGTGCAATATTATCGACGAAATGACCACATCGAATAATCTTTACTGA